A DNA window from Allokutzneria albata contains the following coding sequences:
- a CDS encoding class I SAM-dependent DNA methyltransferase, translating into MEDGYFGESVAAGYDESSAEMFEPGAVNPAVDFLAALAGDGRALELGIGTGRIALPLAQRGIPVHGIELSRAMVSRLRAKSGGDAIDVTIGDFSATRVAGTFSVAYLVYNTIMNLTTQSAQVDCFRNVAAHLEPGGCFVVEVCVPSLRSLPPGQNVFPFHVSATGWAYDVYDFATQAMSSNYVRAGGELRSIPFRYVWPAELDLMAQLAGLRLRERWQDWTRKPFTGESTSHVSVWEKPATAAEVVEHAR; encoded by the coding sequence GTGGAGGACGGCTACTTCGGGGAAAGCGTCGCCGCGGGCTATGACGAGTCGTCGGCGGAGATGTTCGAGCCGGGCGCGGTGAACCCGGCCGTCGACTTCCTGGCCGCGCTCGCCGGTGACGGGCGCGCACTGGAACTCGGCATCGGCACCGGCCGGATCGCTTTGCCCTTGGCGCAGCGCGGAATCCCGGTGCACGGCATCGAGTTGTCACGAGCCATGGTGTCTCGATTGCGGGCCAAGTCCGGCGGTGACGCGATCGACGTGACGATCGGCGACTTCTCCGCGACCCGCGTGGCCGGGACCTTCTCGGTGGCTTACCTGGTCTACAACACGATCATGAACCTCACGACGCAGTCCGCTCAGGTGGACTGCTTCCGCAACGTCGCGGCTCACCTCGAACCCGGCGGCTGCTTCGTTGTCGAGGTCTGCGTCCCTTCGCTGCGCAGCCTGCCACCCGGCCAGAACGTGTTCCCGTTCCACGTGAGCGCGACCGGCTGGGCGTACGACGTCTACGACTTCGCCACGCAGGCCATGAGTTCCAACTACGTTCGGGCCGGTGGTGAGCTCCGCTCCATTCCCTTCCGCTACGTGTGGCCCGCCGAGCTCGACCTCATGGCCCAGCTCGCCGGACTACGGCTGCGCGAGCGGTGGCAGGACTGGACGCGCAAGCCCTTCACCGGCGAGAGCACCAGTCACGTGTCCGTCTGGGAGAAACCCGCGACGGCCGCCGAGGTCGTGGAGCACGCCAGGTAG
- a CDS encoding GNAT family N-acetyltransferase, translating into MITWRRLGSDDFPLVARWLAAPHVHRWWYHEFTPEAVERDFGPSARGEEPGEDWLVSVDGEPVALMQRSRIADYQEDFDELSAVVPVPDEAVTLDYLIGDLGQVGRGVGSRIIRWAVERTWADFPRATAIIIPVVAANIASWRALEKAGATRIAEADLEPENPIDEALHYIYRFDRPS; encoded by the coding sequence GTGATCACATGGCGCAGGCTCGGCTCCGACGACTTCCCGCTCGTGGCGCGCTGGCTCGCCGCGCCGCACGTGCACCGCTGGTGGTACCACGAGTTCACCCCCGAAGCCGTCGAGCGCGACTTCGGTCCCTCCGCGCGCGGTGAGGAGCCCGGGGAGGACTGGCTGGTCTCCGTCGACGGCGAACCCGTCGCCCTGATGCAGCGTTCGCGGATCGCCGACTACCAGGAGGACTTCGACGAGCTGTCCGCGGTCGTGCCCGTGCCCGACGAGGCGGTCACCCTCGACTACCTCATCGGCGATCTCGGTCAGGTCGGCCGCGGCGTCGGCTCACGGATCATCCGGTGGGCCGTCGAGCGGACGTGGGCCGATTTCCCGCGCGCCACCGCCATCATCATTCCGGTGGTGGCGGCCAACATCGCGTCATGGCGCGCGTTGGAGAAGGCCGGGGCGACGCGCATCGCCGAGGCGGATCTCGAACCGGAGAACCCGATCGACGAGGCGCTGCACTACATCTACCGGTTCGACCGGCCGTCCTGA
- a CDS encoding DUF1877 family protein: MGMVLSFVRVTPKQLDQALEDPELAEELAEDEDAASCYLDKAWAGIQFLLDEAEVLVDIYEDGEALDEEATLFGWDPDQVAYAAEAFAEMPADKLAEFFDPKKMSEQEVYPQRHLWGADDRDYLVENYRQLAEFFKESTAKGAGLIRAFSF, encoded by the coding sequence ATGGGAATGGTGCTGTCGTTCGTCCGCGTGACCCCGAAGCAGTTGGACCAGGCGCTCGAGGATCCGGAGCTGGCCGAAGAGCTGGCCGAGGACGAGGACGCCGCGTCGTGCTACCTCGACAAGGCCTGGGCCGGGATCCAGTTCCTGCTGGACGAGGCCGAGGTGCTCGTGGACATCTACGAGGACGGCGAAGCGCTCGACGAGGAGGCGACGCTCTTCGGGTGGGACCCCGATCAGGTCGCGTACGCGGCGGAGGCCTTCGCCGAGATGCCCGCGGACAAGCTGGCCGAGTTCTTCGACCCGAAGAAGATGAGCGAGCAGGAGGTCTACCCGCAGCGGCACCTGTGGGGGGCGGATGATCGCGACTACCTCGTGGAGAACTACCGGCAGCTGGCGGAGTTCTTCAAGGAGTCGACAGCCAAGGGCGCGGGGCTGATCCGGGCCTTCAGCTTCTGA
- a CDS encoding ATP-binding protein produces MFRRVAIVNRGEAAMRLIHAVRDLSAETGTRIETVALYTDADRNATFVREADVTYSLGPASARPYLDLAVLERALVETEADAAWVGWGFVAEDPAFAELCEKIGVTFVGPSAEAMRKLGDKIGAKLIAEEVGVPVAPWSRGEVATLEDALRAGAEIGYPLMLKATAGGGGRGIRKVTSGEDLAEAYERTSQEALRAFGSGIVFLERLVTGARHVEVQVIADGQGTAWALGVRDCSVQRRNQKIIEESASPVLGPEQTAELKASAERLAVAVGYRGACTVEFLYHPGEKLFAFLEVNTRLQVEHPITEITTGTDLVKLQLHVAGGGKLEGRQPEEIGHAVEARLNAEDPDRDFAPSPGRITRLVLPAGPGIRVDTGVSEGDTIPADFDSMIAKIIAYGRDRDEALGRLRRAMAETTVIIEGGATNKSFVLDLLDQPEVIDASADTGWIDRVRAEGRLVTHRHSAVALAAAAIEAYQDEEEVSRNRLLSTAHGGRPQVQHESGRPLDLKLRGVGYRVSVARVGQQRFRVGISGGGDPHPADVEINRFDAHSGQIVVNGRRFRLVSATHGPIHLVEVDGVTHRISRDEGGVVRSPAPALVVATPLSVGDEVDADAPILVLESMKMETVLRAPFRARVRECPVSVGSQVETGAPLMRLEPLADGAAAEEAEGTGETVEIDLPEQPELPAAERVERGLQDLRNLLLGFDGDPQDRKRVLTDYIAARSELDGRPTPGELELFTVFADLLELSRNKPNNELEVEPGSPVHSPREYLHSYLQSLDVERAGLPEGFQDKLKRVLGHYGVADLDRTPELEAAVFRIFLAHQRMSTDVAVVSELLRQWLAGSPPVEPLRERVGLTLEHLVQATQVRFPAVSDLARGVVFRWYAQPLLRRARAKVYAAVRNDLRYLDRNPDAPDRADRIQAMVASAEPLVRLIGQRIGRAGCDQAPLLEVVTRRYYGNRGLSEVIALDAAGCRFVTAEHTTSDRVTRVVTTAVDIAALSDAIGAVGAFAADVPEDGLVADLYLTWEDQPDADAMAVRLGEMLAEHSLPVGVRRITATVAGTSGAVMHHHFTFQRKGEEDRLIRGLHPQIAQRLQLERLREFDLTRLPSSDEEIYLFKAVAKSNPADERLFALGQVRDLTPLRETDGRLVALPAVEDAINAGLDAIRNIQAQRPQNKRFDTNRIMMYVWPATELTTDELDTLVQRILPTTAGAGLEELQFIARRRTSTGELTEVAARVTLDPGNGATLHVGEPPTEPVRPLDDYRQKVLRAARRGNVYPYELTDMLAGPNGSFVEHDLDEHSVLVPVDRPKGKNTAAIVAGVVTTPTERHPEGVTRVVLLGDPTKALGALSEPECARIIAALDLAERMQVPLEWFALSAGARISMTSGTENMDWVAAALKRIVTFTQDGGEINIVVAGITVGAQPYWNAEATMLMHTKGILVMTPDSAMVLTGKQSLDFSGGVSAEDNFGIGGYDRVMGPNGQAQYWAPNLAGARDVLMSHYDHTYVVPGEAAPRKAETNDPVTRDVSDYPHAIVGSDFTTVGQIFSAEHNPDRKKPFDIRTVMRALSDQDHPVLERWAGMADADTSAVQDVHIGGWPVCLIGIESKSVPRRGFPPTDGPDTYTAGTLFPQSSKKTARAINAASGNRPLVVLANLSGFDGSPESMRKLQLEYGAEIGRAIVNFDGPIVFCVISRYHGGAFVVFSKALNPNMTVLALEGSFASVLGGAPAAAVVFSGEVNNRTATDPRVTELQARVSAASGAERAALTAQLAEAQSSVRAEKLGEVASEFDRVHSIQRAVEVGSVDAIISAAELRPRIIEAIEHGMKI; encoded by the coding sequence GTGTTCAGACGTGTCGCCATCGTCAACCGTGGAGAGGCCGCGATGCGGCTCATTCACGCCGTCCGGGATCTTTCGGCCGAGACCGGAACGCGAATCGAGACGGTAGCGCTCTACACCGACGCCGACCGCAACGCGACTTTCGTGCGCGAGGCCGACGTCACCTACTCGCTCGGCCCCGCTTCGGCCCGCCCCTACCTCGACCTCGCGGTCCTGGAGCGGGCGCTGGTGGAGACCGAGGCCGACGCCGCGTGGGTCGGCTGGGGCTTCGTCGCCGAGGACCCGGCCTTCGCCGAGTTGTGCGAGAAGATCGGCGTCACCTTCGTCGGGCCGAGCGCGGAGGCCATGCGCAAGCTCGGCGACAAGATCGGCGCGAAGCTGATCGCCGAGGAGGTCGGCGTCCCGGTCGCGCCGTGGAGCCGCGGCGAGGTGGCCACCCTGGAGGACGCGCTGCGCGCGGGCGCCGAGATCGGCTACCCGCTGATGCTCAAGGCCACCGCGGGCGGTGGCGGGCGCGGTATCCGCAAGGTCACCTCGGGCGAGGACCTGGCGGAGGCCTACGAGCGCACCAGCCAGGAAGCCTTGCGCGCCTTCGGTTCCGGCATCGTCTTCCTGGAGCGCCTGGTCACCGGCGCCCGGCACGTCGAGGTCCAGGTGATCGCCGACGGCCAGGGCACCGCGTGGGCGCTGGGCGTGCGCGACTGCTCGGTGCAGCGGCGCAACCAGAAGATCATCGAGGAGTCGGCCTCCCCGGTGCTGGGGCCGGAGCAGACCGCCGAGCTGAAGGCCTCCGCCGAGCGGCTGGCCGTCGCGGTGGGCTACCGCGGCGCGTGCACCGTGGAGTTCCTCTACCACCCGGGCGAGAAGCTGTTCGCCTTCCTGGAGGTCAACACCCGCCTGCAGGTCGAGCACCCGATCACCGAGATCACCACGGGCACCGACCTGGTCAAGCTGCAGCTGCACGTGGCGGGCGGCGGCAAGCTCGAAGGCAGGCAGCCGGAGGAGATCGGCCACGCGGTCGAGGCCCGGCTCAACGCCGAGGACCCGGACCGCGACTTCGCGCCCTCGCCCGGCCGCATCACGCGGCTGGTCCTGCCCGCGGGCCCCGGCATCCGGGTGGACACCGGCGTCAGCGAGGGCGACACCATCCCCGCCGACTTCGACTCGATGATCGCCAAGATCATCGCCTACGGCCGCGACCGCGACGAGGCCCTGGGCAGGCTGCGCCGCGCCATGGCCGAGACCACGGTGATCATCGAGGGCGGCGCGACCAACAAGAGCTTCGTGCTCGACCTGCTCGACCAGCCCGAGGTGATCGACGCCAGCGCGGACACCGGCTGGATCGACCGCGTGCGCGCCGAGGGCCGCCTGGTCACCCACCGGCACTCCGCGGTGGCCCTCGCCGCCGCCGCGATCGAGGCCTACCAGGACGAGGAGGAGGTCAGCCGCAACCGGCTGCTGTCCACCGCGCACGGCGGCCGCCCGCAGGTGCAGCACGAGAGCGGCCGCCCACTGGACCTCAAGCTCCGCGGCGTCGGCTACCGGGTCAGCGTCGCCCGCGTCGGCCAGCAGCGCTTCCGCGTCGGCATCTCCGGCGGCGGTGACCCGCACCCGGCCGACGTCGAGATCAACCGCTTCGACGCGCACAGCGGCCAGATCGTGGTCAACGGCCGTCGCTTCCGGCTGGTCTCCGCGACGCACGGGCCGATCCACCTGGTCGAGGTCGACGGTGTGACGCACCGGATCAGCCGTGACGAGGGCGGCGTCGTCCGTTCTCCCGCGCCCGCGCTGGTGGTGGCCACGCCGCTGTCGGTCGGCGACGAGGTGGACGCGGACGCGCCGATCCTCGTGCTGGAGAGCATGAAGATGGAGACGGTGCTGCGCGCGCCGTTCCGCGCCAGGGTCCGCGAGTGCCCCGTGTCGGTGGGCAGCCAGGTCGAGACCGGCGCTCCGCTGATGCGGTTGGAGCCGCTCGCCGACGGTGCCGCGGCCGAGGAGGCCGAGGGCACGGGCGAGACGGTCGAGATCGACCTGCCCGAGCAGCCGGAGCTGCCCGCGGCCGAGCGCGTCGAGCGCGGCCTGCAGGACCTGCGCAACCTGTTGCTGGGCTTCGACGGCGACCCGCAGGACCGCAAGCGCGTCCTCACCGACTACATCGCCGCGCGCTCGGAGCTGGACGGTCGTCCGACGCCGGGCGAGCTGGAGCTGTTCACGGTCTTCGCCGATCTGCTGGAGCTGAGCCGGAACAAGCCGAACAACGAGCTGGAGGTCGAGCCGGGCAGCCCCGTGCACAGCCCGCGCGAGTACCTGCACAGCTACCTGCAGAGCCTCGACGTCGAGCGCGCCGGGCTGCCGGAGGGCTTCCAGGACAAGCTCAAGCGCGTGCTCGGCCACTACGGCGTCGCCGACCTGGACCGCACGCCGGAGCTGGAAGCCGCGGTCTTCCGGATTTTCCTTGCGCACCAACGGATGTCGACCGATGTCGCGGTCGTCTCCGAGCTGCTGCGGCAGTGGCTGGCGGGATCGCCGCCCGTCGAGCCGCTGCGCGAGCGCGTCGGCCTGACGCTGGAGCACCTGGTGCAGGCCACGCAGGTGCGCTTCCCCGCGGTCTCCGACCTGGCCCGCGGTGTGGTGTTCCGCTGGTACGCCCAGCCGCTGCTGCGCCGCGCCCGCGCCAAGGTCTACGCCGCCGTGCGCAACGACCTGCGCTACCTCGACCGCAACCCGGACGCGCCGGACCGCGCCGACCGCATCCAGGCGATGGTGGCCAGCGCCGAACCGCTGGTGCGCCTCATCGGCCAGCGGATCGGGCGCGCGGGCTGCGACCAGGCGCCGCTGCTCGAAGTGGTGACCCGGCGCTACTACGGCAACCGCGGCCTGTCCGAGGTGATCGCGCTCGATGCCGCGGGCTGCCGCTTCGTCACCGCCGAGCACACGACCTCCGACCGGGTCACGCGCGTGGTCACCACCGCCGTGGACATCGCCGCCCTGTCCGACGCCATCGGCGCGGTCGGCGCCTTCGCGGCCGACGTTCCGGAGGACGGCCTGGTCGCCGACCTCTACCTGACGTGGGAGGACCAGCCGGACGCCGACGCGATGGCGGTGCGGCTCGGGGAGATGCTCGCCGAGCACTCGCTGCCGGTGGGCGTCCGCCGGATCACCGCGACCGTCGCGGGCACCAGCGGCGCGGTGATGCACCACCACTTCACCTTCCAGCGCAAGGGCGAGGAGGACCGCCTCATCCGCGGTCTGCACCCGCAGATCGCGCAGCGCCTGCAGCTGGAGCGGTTGCGCGAGTTCGACCTCACCCGCCTGCCGTCCTCCGACGAGGAGATCTACCTCTTCAAGGCGGTGGCCAAGAGCAACCCGGCCGACGAGCGGCTGTTCGCGCTCGGCCAGGTCCGCGACCTGACGCCGCTGCGCGAGACCGACGGCCGCCTGGTCGCGCTGCCCGCGGTGGAGGACGCGATCAACGCCGGCCTCGACGCGATCCGCAACATCCAGGCGCAGCGCCCGCAGAACAAGCGCTTCGACACCAACCGGATCATGATGTACGTCTGGCCGGCGACCGAGCTGACCACCGACGAGCTGGACACGCTGGTGCAGCGCATCCTGCCGACCACGGCCGGCGCCGGACTGGAGGAGCTGCAGTTCATCGCCCGCAGGCGCACCTCCACCGGTGAGCTGACCGAGGTCGCCGCACGCGTCACGCTCGACCCGGGCAACGGCGCCACCCTGCACGTGGGGGAGCCGCCGACTGAGCCGGTGCGGCCGCTGGACGACTACCGCCAGAAGGTGTTGCGCGCGGCGCGTCGCGGCAACGTCTACCCGTACGAGCTGACCGACATGCTCGCGGGCCCCAACGGCAGCTTCGTCGAGCACGACCTCGACGAGCACAGCGTGCTCGTCCCCGTGGACCGCCCGAAGGGCAAGAACACCGCCGCGATCGTCGCGGGTGTCGTCACCACCCCGACCGAGCGGCACCCCGAGGGCGTGACCCGCGTGGTGCTGCTCGGCGACCCGACGAAGGCGCTCGGCGCGCTGTCGGAGCCGGAGTGCGCGCGGATCATCGCCGCGCTCGACCTGGCCGAGCGGATGCAGGTGCCGCTGGAGTGGTTCGCGCTCTCGGCGGGTGCCCGGATCTCGATGACCTCGGGCACCGAGAACATGGACTGGGTGGCGGCCGCGCTCAAGCGGATCGTCACGTTCACCCAGGACGGCGGCGAGATCAACATCGTGGTCGCGGGCATCACCGTCGGCGCCCAGCCGTACTGGAACGCCGAAGCCACGATGCTCATGCACACCAAGGGAATCCTGGTGATGACGCCGGATTCGGCCATGGTGCTCACCGGCAAGCAGTCGCTGGACTTCTCCGGTGGTGTCTCGGCCGAGGACAACTTCGGCATCGGCGGCTACGACCGGGTGATGGGCCCCAACGGCCAGGCGCAGTACTGGGCGCCGAACCTGGCGGGTGCCCGCGACGTGCTGATGTCGCACTACGACCACACCTACGTCGTCCCCGGCGAGGCGGCGCCGCGCAAGGCCGAGACGAACGACCCGGTCACCCGCGACGTCTCCGACTACCCGCACGCGATCGTCGGCAGCGACTTCACCACGGTCGGCCAGATCTTCTCGGCCGAGCACAACCCCGACCGCAAGAAGCCCTTCGACATCCGCACGGTGATGCGCGCGCTGTCCGACCAGGACCACCCGGTGCTGGAGCGCTGGGCCGGCATGGCCGACGCCGACACCTCCGCGGTGCAGGACGTGCACATCGGCGGCTGGCCGGTCTGCCTGATCGGCATCGAGTCGAAGTCCGTGCCGCGCCGCGGTTTCCCGCCCACCGACGGTCCGGACACCTACACCGCGGGCACGCTGTTCCCGCAGTCGTCGAAGAAGACCGCCCGGGCGATCAACGCGGCGTCCGGCAACCGGCCGCTGGTGGTGCTGGCGAACCTGTCCGGGTTCGACGGCTCGCCGGAGTCGATGCGCAAGCTCCAGCTGGAGTACGGCGCGGAGATCGGCCGGGCGATCGTCAACTTCGACGGGCCGATCGTGTTCTGCGTGATCTCGCGCTACCACGGCGGTGCGTTCGTGGTCTTCTCCAAGGCGCTCAACCCGAACATGACGGTGCTGGCGCTGGAGGGCTCCTTCGCCTCCGTGCTCGGCGGCGCCCCGGCGGCGGCCGTGGTGTTCTCCGGTGAGGTGAACAACCGCACCGCCACCGACCCGAGGGTCACCGAGCTGCAGGCCCGCGTGTCGGCGGCCAGCGGTGCCGAGCGGGCCGCGCTCACCGCGCAGCTGGCCGAGGCCCAGTCCTCGGTCCGCGCGGAGAAGCTCGGCGAGGTGGCGTCGGAGTTCGACCGGGTGCACAGCATCCAGCGCGCGGTCGAGGTCGGCTCCGTCGACGCGATCATCAGCGCCGCCGAGCTGCGGCCGCGGATCATCGAGGCCATCGAGCACGGCATGAAGATCTGA
- a CDS encoding helix-turn-helix transcriptional regulator: MLETSARLLRLLSLLQAPREWSGTELADRLEVSTRTVRNDVERLRALGYPVNATRGSAGGYRLGAGAQLPPLLLDDEEAVAVTIGLRTAAGGTIAGVEETALRALAKVEQVLPSRLRRRVSALQDYTVAVPRDEPGPRVDSEILVTLTAACRDRERLRFRYQGHGGEASARLVEPYQLVNWGRRWYLVGWDAKREDWRTFRVDRLTEPFATGARFAPRELPEDVADRVRRGVSSAAWRHTAKVTVHAAAEVVAAKINPAVGTVRALDADTCELHTGSDSLHSLAVHLGLLDLNFTVTEPPELVELVRRLSDRYRRAVHP; the protein is encoded by the coding sequence ATGTTGGAGACCTCGGCACGACTGCTGCGTCTGCTCTCCCTCCTGCAGGCGCCCCGCGAGTGGTCCGGAACGGAGCTGGCCGACCGATTGGAGGTCAGCACCAGGACCGTGCGCAACGACGTGGAACGCCTGCGCGCGCTCGGCTATCCGGTCAACGCGACGCGGGGCTCTGCGGGCGGGTACCGGCTCGGCGCGGGCGCGCAGCTGCCGCCCTTGCTGCTCGACGACGAAGAAGCGGTCGCGGTGACCATCGGCCTGCGCACGGCCGCGGGCGGGACGATCGCAGGAGTCGAGGAGACGGCGCTGCGCGCCCTCGCCAAGGTGGAACAGGTGCTGCCATCCAGGCTGCGGCGCCGCGTGAGCGCGTTGCAGGACTACACGGTCGCCGTGCCGAGGGACGAGCCCGGGCCGCGCGTGGACTCCGAGATCCTGGTGACCCTGACCGCCGCGTGCCGGGACCGCGAACGGCTGCGCTTCCGCTACCAGGGCCACGGCGGAGAGGCGAGCGCCCGCCTCGTCGAGCCCTACCAGCTGGTGAACTGGGGGCGCCGGTGGTACCTCGTCGGGTGGGACGCCAAGCGCGAGGACTGGCGGACCTTCCGGGTGGACCGCCTCACCGAGCCGTTCGCGACCGGCGCCCGGTTCGCCCCGCGCGAGCTGCCGGAGGACGTGGCCGACCGCGTGCGCCGGGGCGTCTCCAGCGCGGCGTGGCGGCACACGGCGAAGGTCACCGTGCACGCCGCCGCCGAGGTCGTCGCCGCGAAGATCAACCCAGCGGTGGGCACCGTGCGCGCCCTCGACGCGGACACCTGCGAGCTGCACACCGGCTCGGACAGCCTGCACAGTCTCGCCGTGCACCTCGGGCTGCTGGACCTGAACTTCACCGTCACCGAGCCGCCGGAGCTGGTCGAGCTGGTGCGGCGGTTGTCCGACCGCTACCGGCGGGCCGTTCACCCGTGA
- a CDS encoding epoxide hydrolase family protein produces MTEIKPFRSEIPQSALDDLADRLARVRWAEELPREEVTDGVQRGPVAPGWEYGVPGEYVQRLVRYWRDGYDWRQWEGALNAHPQFTTEIDGQNIHFLHVRSERPDATPLILTHGWPNSVFEYLDVIEPLRQDFHLVIPSLPGFGFSGPTRERGWNRHRTARAWAELMRRLGYSRYGAHGNDAGSFVTPELGRIDPEHVIGVHVTQLFSFPDGNLEGLSEKELEYVRFLGQFNDNMSGYAKLQQTAPQNLAHALADSPTGQLAWSAQLLASTSDDHVLTNATLYWLTNTSASSARFYYEDHHAEHPPEPTTAPTGLASFAHDFTPLRRFAERDHSNIVSWNEYDRGGHWATQDAPDLLVEDVRAFFGKLA; encoded by the coding sequence ATGACCGAGATCAAGCCCTTCCGCTCCGAGATCCCCCAGTCCGCCCTCGACGACCTGGCCGACCGCCTCGCCCGGGTCCGCTGGGCGGAGGAACTGCCTCGCGAGGAGGTCACCGACGGTGTGCAGCGCGGCCCCGTCGCGCCCGGCTGGGAGTACGGCGTCCCCGGCGAGTACGTGCAGCGGCTCGTCCGGTACTGGCGCGACGGGTACGACTGGCGGCAGTGGGAGGGCGCGTTGAACGCCCACCCGCAGTTCACCACCGAGATCGACGGGCAGAACATCCACTTCCTGCACGTGCGCTCGGAGCGGCCCGACGCCACCCCGCTGATCCTCACCCACGGCTGGCCGAACTCCGTGTTCGAGTACCTCGACGTGATCGAGCCGCTCCGGCAGGACTTCCACCTGGTGATCCCGTCGCTGCCCGGCTTCGGCTTCTCCGGGCCGACGCGGGAGCGCGGGTGGAACCGCCACCGCACCGCGCGGGCGTGGGCCGAGCTGATGCGGCGGCTGGGCTACTCGCGCTACGGCGCGCACGGCAACGACGCCGGCTCCTTCGTCACGCCCGAGCTGGGCCGGATCGACCCCGAGCACGTGATCGGCGTGCACGTCACGCAGCTGTTCTCCTTCCCCGACGGCAACCTGGAGGGCCTGTCGGAGAAGGAGCTGGAGTACGTGCGGTTCCTCGGGCAGTTCAACGACAACATGTCCGGCTACGCCAAGCTCCAGCAGACCGCGCCGCAGAACCTCGCGCACGCGCTGGCCGACTCGCCCACCGGTCAGCTCGCGTGGAGCGCCCAGCTGCTCGCGTCGACCAGCGACGACCACGTGCTCACCAACGCCACCCTGTACTGGCTCACCAACACCTCGGCGTCCTCGGCCCGGTTCTACTACGAGGACCACCACGCCGAACACCCCCCGGAGCCGACCACCGCGCCCACCGGCCTGGCGAGCTTCGCCCACGACTTCACGCCCCTGCGCCGGTTCGCCGAGCGCGACCACAGCAACATCGTGTCCTGGAACGAGTACGACCGCGGCGGGCACTGGGCCACCCAGGACGCGCCGGACCTGCTGGTCGAGGACGTCCGCGCGTTCTTCGGGAAGCTGGCATGA